In bacterium, a genomic segment contains:
- a CDS encoding pyruvate carboxylase subunit B — MAKKKTITAQDIIRDSANHIPLRITDTTLRDAHQSLWATRMRTSDIMKIIDVVDNVGYYSLEVWGGATFDVCLRFLREDPWERLRQIKAHAKKTPLQMLLRGQNILGYKNYADDVVDRFVALAVANGVDIFRIFDALNDSRNLEQAIKCVKKYGGHAQGTISYTVSPVHTVDLYVKVAKEQIAMGIDSLCIKDMAGILTPIAAERLVSALVRETKIPIQVHSHATSGMASSTYVEAVRAGAGAIDCAISPMAGFSSQPPVESMLAIFSETHYHANLDQDALRQVCKFFVELAPSRQLRAHESDNIIDPEVLLHHIPGGMISNLRGQLAQQGALDKLDQVFEELPRVRADLGYPPLVTPTSQIIGIQAVMNILSGERYSLVAQEVKDYALGLYGRSPAPMDKAVMKKILGNEKPITGRPADLLKPMLPDATEGVDPKMIKKEEDIISYCLFPEVALDYFKWRALPPEQRPPIPADVELAKQQAAEKPAPAPAASAAIPFLATSDYEQIGHLVDKISALNFSQITIQHGGSVISINGAGVTSGPLLTQTAPVAAAPVTTAAAPKAGGSAPAPAAAPVAAKPAVVAGPSINAPLNGTFYRSPGPGKPEFVQNGDIVEEGATVCIVEAMKLFNPIKAPYKCKIVSLLITHGTPVKKDEPMISIQKV, encoded by the coding sequence ATGGCTAAGAAAAAGACGATTACTGCTCAGGATATCATTCGCGACAGCGCCAACCATATTCCCCTGCGGATCACCGACACCACGCTCCGGGATGCCCACCAATCCCTCTGGGCCACCCGGATGCGGACCAGCGACATCATGAAGATCATCGATGTCGTCGATAACGTCGGCTATTACTCCCTTGAAGTGTGGGGCGGCGCCACCTTTGATGTCTGCCTCCGGTTCCTCCGGGAAGACCCCTGGGAGCGCCTGCGCCAAATCAAGGCGCATGCCAAGAAGACCCCCCTTCAAATGCTTCTGCGCGGTCAGAATATCCTGGGCTACAAGAACTATGCCGATGATGTCGTCGATCGCTTTGTGGCGTTGGCGGTGGCCAATGGGGTTGACATCTTCCGTATTTTCGACGCCCTGAACGATTCCCGCAACCTGGAACAGGCCATTAAATGCGTCAAGAAATATGGCGGTCATGCCCAGGGAACCATCAGTTACACCGTCAGCCCGGTCCATACGGTCGATCTCTATGTCAAGGTGGCGAAAGAACAAATCGCCATGGGCATTGATTCGCTCTGTATCAAGGACATGGCGGGCATCCTGACCCCCATCGCGGCCGAGCGCCTGGTGTCCGCCCTGGTGCGTGAGACCAAAATCCCGATCCAGGTTCACTCCCATGCGACCAGCGGAATGGCCTCCTCCACCTACGTGGAAGCGGTTCGTGCGGGTGCAGGTGCCATTGACTGCGCCATTTCCCCCATGGCGGGCTTTTCCTCGCAACCGCCGGTTGAGAGTATGCTGGCCATCTTCTCGGAGACCCACTATCACGCCAACCTTGATCAGGATGCGCTCCGGCAGGTCTGCAAATTCTTTGTCGAACTGGCCCCGTCCCGCCAGCTCCGGGCGCACGAATCGGATAATATCATCGACCCGGAAGTGCTGCTGCATCACATTCCCGGGGGGATGATCTCCAACCTGCGCGGCCAGTTGGCGCAGCAGGGTGCCCTGGACAAGTTGGACCAGGTGTTCGAAGAACTGCCGCGCGTCCGGGCCGACCTCGGGTACCCGCCCCTCGTCACCCCGACCAGCCAGATTATCGGCATTCAGGCCGTGATGAACATCCTTTCCGGCGAACGCTATTCCCTCGTCGCCCAGGAGGTCAAGGATTACGCCCTGGGGCTCTATGGCCGGTCCCCCGCCCCCATGGATAAAGCCGTCATGAAGAAAATCCTGGGGAACGAAAAACCCATTACCGGTCGTCCGGCAGATCTGCTCAAGCCCATGCTGCCTGATGCCACTGAAGGGGTTGACCCCAAGATGATCAAGAAGGAGGAGGACATCATTTCCTATTGCCTCTTCCCGGAAGTCGCCCTTGATTATTTCAAATGGCGTGCCCTCCCGCCGGAACAACGTCCGCCCATTCCGGCCGATGTCGAACTGGCCAAGCAACAGGCTGCTGAAAAACCGGCACCTGCCCCGGCGGCGTCCGCGGCGATCCCGTTCCTTGCCACTTCGGATTACGAGCAGATCGGGCACCTGGTCGACAAGATCAGCGCATTGAATTTCTCTCAAATCACGATCCAGCACGGCGGCAGCGTCATCAGCATCAATGGTGCCGGCGTGACGTCCGGCCCCTTGCTCACCCAGACTGCCCCTGTGGCGGCGGCGCCCGTTACCACGGCGGCCGCACCCAAGGCGGGCGGTTCAGCCCCGGCTCCCGCCGCCGCCCCTGTGGCCGCCAAGCCGGCGGTCGTGGCCGGCCCGAGCATTAATGCGCCCCTCAATGGTACATTCTATCGCTCGCCGGGTCCCGGCAAACCGGAATTCGTCCAGAATGGCGATATCGTGGAAGAAGGCGCTACCGTCTGTATCGTTGAAGCCATGAAACTCTTCAACCCGATCAAGGCGCCCTATAAGTGCAAGATTGTCTCCCTGCTGATTACTCATGGGACACCGGTTAAAAAGGATGAACCGATGATCAGCATCCAGAAGGTGTAA
- a CDS encoding acetyl-CoA carboxylase carboxyltransferase subunit alpha produces the protein MSLEFEKEVADIEAKIEEFKAKNPEPTGALVKDLNRLELERAEKLKETYANLTPWQTVQVARHPDRPLIRDFIKGLCSEFIELHGDRLFGDDHGMIGGFAMIDTHRVMVIGHQKGRDLDEKIKCNFGQACPEGYRKALRLMKLAEKFHIPVVTFIDTPGAFPGRDAEERGQAEAIARNLLEMSALKTPVIALVTGEGGSGGAIGIGVGDVVLMLSNAVYSVISPEGCASILWRDGTKANEAANALKITAKSLLQLKIIDEIIPEPVGGAHRNYEGTMKATRKTLLKHLSSLEKIAPKKLTSRRFEKFAAMGRFK, from the coding sequence ATGAGTCTGGAATTTGAAAAAGAGGTCGCTGATATCGAGGCTAAAATTGAGGAATTCAAGGCCAAAAACCCTGAACCGACGGGGGCACTGGTCAAGGATCTCAACCGGCTGGAGCTGGAGCGGGCCGAGAAGCTCAAGGAAACCTACGCCAACCTGACCCCCTGGCAAACCGTGCAGGTCGCCCGGCATCCGGACCGCCCGCTGATCCGTGATTTCATCAAGGGACTCTGCTCTGAATTTATTGAACTCCATGGGGATCGTCTTTTCGGCGATGATCACGGCATGATTGGCGGGTTTGCCATGATTGACACCCATCGGGTCATGGTCATTGGCCATCAAAAAGGCCGGGACCTGGATGAAAAAATCAAATGCAACTTCGGGCAAGCCTGCCCTGAAGGGTATCGCAAAGCACTCCGTCTGATGAAATTGGCGGAAAAATTCCACATTCCCGTGGTGACGTTTATCGATACCCCGGGCGCGTTTCCCGGCCGTGATGCCGAGGAGCGGGGCCAGGCCGAGGCAATCGCCCGCAATCTACTGGAAATGTCCGCGTTGAAAACCCCCGTGATCGCGCTGGTCACCGGTGAGGGCGGCAGTGGCGGCGCCATCGGAATCGGCGTGGGCGATGTGGTGCTCATGCTCTCCAACGCCGTCTATTCAGTGATTTCGCCGGAAGGCTGCGCCTCCATTCTCTGGCGTGATGGCACCAAGGCGAACGAAGCCGCAAATGCCCTCAAAATTACCGCCAAGTCGTTACTTCAACTGAAGATTATCGACGAGATCATCCCTGAGCCGGTGGGCGGGGCTCACCGCAACTATGAGGGGACCATGAAAGCCACGCGCAAAACCCTCCTTAAGCATTTAAGCAGTCTGGAGAAGATCGCTCCTAAAAAACTGACCAGCCGTCGATTTGAAAAATTCGCGGCGATGGGACGCTTTAAATAA
- a CDS encoding response regulator yields MRVFLTEHLDFVYLIYGMTFIFLAMMAGSMARRRGAGPEWRYLCAFGIIHGLYEWLEMLFPVVGASAWFPVLRGAVLTGSFLCLFEFGRRSVIFHWKWKAGIWIYIPFVSVIIYGVQFAPEDFLSLIRICLGLPGGLLAALAFWQNGVVIRHDEPVQRLEHIAASLTMAGYALSTGLIGPPAHFWPANHINSHWFMDATGVPVQLARCLMAALMVLAIWYDYDRWRFRTHQADFTRRVSYVRLVTILSVSLVMVSGWILVERADHQCREDYARRLQSLSRSGAAAINPREVLELNGNLSDLRSPAYLHLQRQCDTICEADPAIRYVYLMALRENTLRFLLDVEPHRYDAEVAKSNAVPGEIYADAPPEILQVFKAGKPLVSAPYHDAWGMFISGYAPIHDASTGAIIAVLGIDTSGGQWLSDISRARLLRLLLTGGAILLLLLFAVMWQREIEESQVQHATGQRMQLQQSALLGLANSPFVADGNIFMMARTVTQVTAEVIDVERVELWLKGKDHEQFRAENIYLAGKGTHSSGQFSCVTEGSPFLNLMESGRVTPSSNFQKDERFGVMRDEWGREVRAVLVAPLRVSGRLTGWLTAVQTSRCRNWLTDEMRFLAEMADQVVHTLNNNARQLAAAAQQKDHDELELRVRERTEALSRKNEELSKEIAERFRMEREQRDLQEKMQQSQKLESLGLMAGGIAHDFNNILMAVLGNVELARLETPEGTPVYEYLQDIDKASCRAAELARQMLIYSGRGHATVQGIELNDMVRDMTSMLKVSLGKRIHMTYELEQGIPSVDGDLTQMRQVLMNLIINASEAIGKESGQITVRTGVIQYDQQMIAALWLKEELETGKYVFMDVIDSGCGMDDATVKRVFDPFFTTKFTGRGLGLAAVLGIIKGHNGAIDVTSQRGKGTQFRIILPIGRRASGQQNPTPDVDILNWRGEGTILLADDEPTIRALAHRLLERSGFSVLEAQDGSEAIEIFKQHQHRIRCVMLDLTMPDVNGKEAFDGIRQIDPAAKIILCSGYMEENMAMKFPDWNASGFLQKPYKYEALVTLLRRVVTG; encoded by the coding sequence GTGAGAGTTTTCCTGACCGAACATCTCGACTTTGTCTACCTGATCTACGGGATGACGTTTATTTTTCTCGCCATGATGGCCGGCTCGATGGCGCGGCGGCGAGGCGCCGGCCCTGAGTGGCGGTATTTATGTGCGTTCGGGATCATCCACGGGCTGTATGAATGGCTGGAGATGCTATTCCCGGTCGTAGGGGCTTCCGCCTGGTTCCCGGTTCTCCGTGGCGCCGTTTTGACGGGCTCCTTCCTCTGCCTCTTTGAATTCGGCCGGCGGAGCGTCATATTCCACTGGAAATGGAAAGCCGGAATCTGGATTTATATTCCCTTCGTTTCGGTGATTATATATGGGGTTCAGTTTGCACCGGAAGACTTCCTTTCCCTGATCCGTATCTGTCTGGGTTTGCCTGGAGGCCTGTTGGCCGCCCTGGCTTTTTGGCAGAATGGAGTGGTGATACGTCATGACGAGCCGGTTCAGCGGCTTGAACATATCGCCGCCTCCCTGACGATGGCCGGCTATGCCTTGAGCACGGGCTTGATTGGCCCTCCCGCCCATTTCTGGCCGGCCAATCACATCAATTCACACTGGTTCATGGACGCAACCGGGGTCCCTGTCCAGCTCGCGAGATGCCTGATGGCGGCCCTGATGGTGCTGGCCATCTGGTATGATTACGACCGGTGGAGATTCCGTACCCATCAGGCTGATTTCACCCGGCGGGTCAGCTATGTCCGGTTGGTGACGATCCTGTCCGTCAGTCTGGTGATGGTTTCGGGTTGGATTTTAGTCGAACGCGCTGACCACCAATGTCGCGAAGACTATGCCCGTCGCCTTCAGTCCCTGTCCCGCAGTGGGGCTGCCGCTATTAATCCCCGGGAGGTTCTGGAATTAAACGGCAACCTATCGGATCTGCGGTCTCCGGCCTATCTCCACTTGCAGCGGCAGTGCGATACGATTTGCGAAGCCGACCCCGCCATCCGCTATGTCTACCTGATGGCATTAAGGGAGAACACCTTGCGATTCCTGTTGGACGTTGAGCCGCACCGATACGATGCGGAGGTGGCTAAGTCCAATGCCGTCCCTGGCGAAATATATGCCGACGCGCCACCGGAAATTCTGCAAGTCTTCAAGGCCGGAAAGCCCCTTGTGTCCGCCCCCTATCATGATGCCTGGGGGATGTTTATCTCGGGCTATGCGCCGATTCATGATGCCAGCACGGGCGCCATCATTGCCGTGTTGGGCATTGATACATCAGGGGGCCAATGGTTGTCCGATATCTCTCGCGCACGCCTGTTGAGGCTCCTTCTGACAGGCGGGGCTATTCTGCTGCTCCTGTTATTTGCGGTGATGTGGCAGCGGGAAATTGAGGAATCCCAGGTCCAGCACGCGACCGGGCAGCGGATGCAGCTTCAGCAATCCGCCCTGCTGGGCCTTGCCAATTCCCCGTTTGTTGCAGATGGGAATATTTTCATGATGGCCCGGACAGTGACGCAAGTGACTGCGGAGGTGATTGACGTTGAGCGCGTCGAGCTCTGGCTGAAGGGAAAGGACCATGAGCAATTCCGGGCCGAGAATATCTATCTGGCCGGAAAAGGGACGCACAGTTCAGGGCAATTTTCCTGCGTTACGGAAGGGTCCCCCTTCCTTAACCTCATGGAGAGCGGGCGCGTCACGCCCTCATCCAATTTCCAGAAGGATGAGCGTTTCGGAGTCATGAGAGACGAGTGGGGCCGGGAGGTCCGCGCCGTTTTGGTGGCCCCGCTAAGGGTCTCGGGCCGGTTGACGGGGTGGTTGACAGCCGTGCAGACCAGCCGATGTCGCAACTGGCTGACGGACGAGATGCGCTTTCTCGCGGAAATGGCGGACCAGGTGGTGCATACCCTTAACAATAATGCCCGCCAACTGGCCGCAGCGGCCCAGCAAAAAGACCACGATGAGTTGGAACTCAGGGTACGCGAACGAACCGAGGCCCTATCCCGTAAAAATGAAGAACTGTCCAAAGAGATCGCCGAACGGTTCCGCATGGAACGTGAGCAGCGCGATCTGCAGGAGAAGATGCAACAGTCGCAGAAACTTGAAAGCCTCGGACTGATGGCGGGGGGGATCGCTCATGATTTTAATAACATTTTGATGGCAGTCCTCGGGAATGTTGAGCTGGCGAGGCTTGAAACGCCGGAAGGGACACCTGTTTATGAATATTTACAGGACATTGACAAGGCCTCCTGTCGTGCCGCAGAACTGGCCCGGCAGATGCTGATCTATTCCGGACGTGGCCATGCCACGGTCCAGGGCATTGAACTGAATGACATGGTCCGGGATATGACCAGCATGCTGAAAGTGTCACTTGGAAAACGAATTCACATGACCTATGAACTCGAGCAGGGCATTCCCTCGGTGGATGGGGATCTGACTCAGATGCGACAGGTCCTGATGAACCTCATCATCAATGCATCTGAAGCGATCGGCAAAGAAAGCGGGCAGATAACCGTCCGTACAGGGGTGATCCAGTATGATCAGCAGATGATCGCCGCCCTGTGGTTGAAAGAGGAATTGGAAACGGGAAAATATGTTTTTATGGATGTGATTGACTCCGGCTGCGGGATGGATGACGCCACGGTAAAGCGTGTTTTTGATCCGTTTTTTACAACCAAGTTTACCGGGCGCGGATTGGGACTGGCGGCCGTGCTGGGGATCATTAAAGGTCACAATGGAGCCATCGATGTGACCAGTCAGCGAGGAAAGGGGACGCAGTTCCGGATTATCCTCCCAATCGGCCGGCGGGCCAGCGGCCAACAGAACCCCACGCCTGATGTGGATATACTGAACTGGCGAGGCGAAGGCACGATTCTGCTGGCAGATGATGAGCCGACGATCCGGGCCCTGGCGCATCGCCTGCTTGAGCGGAGCGGATTTTCTGTCCTGGAAGCCCAGGATGGGAGTGAGGCGATCGAGATTTTCAAGCAGCATCAGCATCGCATCCGTTGTGTGATGCTGGATCTGACCATGCCGGACGTGAATGGGAAAGAGGCCTTCGACGGGATCCGGCAGATTGATCCAGCGGCCAAAATCATCCTCTGCAGCGGCTATATGGAGGAAAACATGGCGATGAAGTTTCCTGACTGGAACGCCTCCGGATTTCTTCAGAAACCTTATAAATACGAGGCGCTGGTAACCCTTCTGCGAAGGGTCGTAACCGGTTGA
- a CDS encoding glycosyltransferase family 4 protein: protein MSTPPRIAFVSPRFSEGPTVGGAETLLRQLAQRLVAKGWEVDYLTTCARNHFTWENEIPPGRVSIAGITVHYFPVDSGRDLDTFITLQNRISRNAELTRDEELNWQRNNVNSRALYDYLQSEGHRYDRIIMGPYLFALVYFASQIHPKKTLLLPCLHDESFAYLKIVREMFLNVKGWIFNAEPERDLAQRLYDLDLAKAHVVGMGIEGFTADPAAFRQRHQLHSPYIIYSGRREPLKGTPILLDYLDIFRERTGVDMKLVLTGSGPYDPPTRLAPHILDLGFVTEQEKHEAMAGAVAFCHASVNESFSIVILESWLAGTPVLVHGAGAVMPDHCRKSNGGLWFKNYPEFEEALSLLLTRPALREAMGKAGQRYVHETYSWPSVEARLMAALS, encoded by the coding sequence ATGTCCACCCCTCCCCGCATAGCTTTTGTCTCACCCCGCTTCTCTGAAGGCCCGACCGTCGGCGGGGCTGAAACGCTACTCCGTCAGCTCGCGCAGCGGCTGGTCGCCAAAGGGTGGGAAGTCGATTACCTGACCACCTGCGCCCGCAACCATTTTACCTGGGAAAACGAAATCCCGCCCGGCCGCGTTTCGATTGCGGGCATTACGGTGCATTACTTTCCCGTCGATTCCGGACGTGACCTGGACACTTTCATCACCCTGCAAAACCGCATCAGCCGGAATGCGGAGTTGACCCGTGATGAGGAATTGAACTGGCAACGGAACAATGTGAACAGCCGGGCACTCTATGACTACCTCCAGTCTGAAGGGCACCGGTATGACCGGATCATCATGGGCCCGTATCTCTTCGCCCTGGTCTATTTCGCCAGCCAGATTCATCCGAAAAAGACCCTGCTCCTTCCTTGCCTGCATGATGAGTCATTCGCCTACTTGAAAATCGTCCGGGAGATGTTCTTGAATGTCAAAGGCTGGATATTCAATGCGGAGCCGGAACGGGATCTGGCACAACGCCTGTATGATCTTGACCTCGCCAAGGCGCATGTCGTCGGCATGGGAATCGAGGGGTTTACCGCTGATCCGGCCGCTTTCCGCCAGCGACATCAGCTGCACAGCCCGTACATTATCTATTCGGGTCGCCGGGAGCCGTTAAAAGGAACGCCCATCCTGTTGGACTATCTGGATATCTTCCGGGAGCGAACCGGGGTGGATATGAAATTAGTCCTGACGGGAAGCGGCCCCTATGATCCACCGACCCGGTTGGCACCTCATATTCTGGACCTGGGCTTTGTCACCGAGCAGGAAAAGCATGAGGCCATGGCGGGGGCGGTCGCCTTCTGTCACGCCTCGGTTAACGAAAGCTTCAGTATCGTGATTCTCGAGTCCTGGCTGGCCGGCACACCGGTTCTGGTCCATGGGGCGGGCGCAGTCATGCCGGACCACTGCCGGAAATCAAATGGAGGCCTGTGGTTCAAGAACTATCCGGAATTCGAGGAAGCCCTCTCCCTGTTGTTAACCCGGCCCGCCCTGCGGGAGGCCATGGGAAAAGCGGGCCAACGCTATGTGCATGAAACCTATTCCTGGCCCTCGGTGGAAGCCAGGTTGATGGCGGCGCTGAGCTGA
- a CDS encoding PhoH family protein: MSDKTFVLDTNVLLHNHTCIESFADNTVILPMPVIEELDKFKKETNELGRNARGVIRRLDALRERGRLGEGVKMENGGILRIMVAPSPAKDSGLEDEIPDNKIIRVAYWLHKQGEKVFFVSKDINARIKADALGIEVMDFEKEKINFEELFSGYREVTVNPRVIDEFYANHSVEIPDLNLLPNEFVNLISEGSEHLTALGRAGGNGTIIPMNSKIDSVFHIKPRSREQRMALELLMDDSVHLVTLVGKAGTGKTLLALAAGLEKTLTQKRYDRILVTRPIMPFGKDIGYLPGHKEEKLANWMMPIFDNLTYLMLKTGANDQHKNTVRDRIDHLMRDEIIELEALTYIRGRSIPRQFVIVDEAQNLTPHEVKTIISRSGEGTKMILTGDPYQIDNPYLDASSNGLAYAVERMKTQSIHGHVTLTKSERSTLAAIAANLL, encoded by the coding sequence ATGAGTGACAAAACATTTGTTCTCGATACCAACGTCCTGCTTCACAACCATACCTGTATCGAATCCTTCGCCGATAACACGGTCATCCTCCCCATGCCGGTCATTGAGGAACTGGACAAGTTCAAGAAGGAAACCAATGAACTCGGCCGCAATGCCCGCGGCGTCATCCGTCGCCTCGATGCCTTGCGCGAACGGGGCCGACTGGGCGAGGGCGTCAAAATGGAAAATGGCGGAATCCTCAGGATCATGGTCGCCCCGAGCCCCGCCAAGGACTCCGGGCTGGAGGATGAGATTCCCGACAACAAGATCATCCGGGTCGCCTACTGGCTTCACAAGCAGGGGGAGAAGGTCTTCTTTGTCTCCAAGGATATCAATGCCCGGATCAAGGCTGATGCGCTCGGCATTGAGGTGATGGATTTTGAAAAGGAGAAGATTAATTTTGAGGAACTGTTCTCCGGCTACCGGGAAGTGACCGTCAACCCCCGGGTGATCGATGAGTTTTACGCCAACCACAGCGTGGAAATCCCGGATCTCAACCTGCTCCCGAACGAGTTTGTGAATCTGATTTCCGAAGGTTCGGAACATCTCACCGCCCTGGGCCGGGCCGGCGGGAACGGCACCATTATCCCCATGAACTCGAAAATCGACAGCGTCTTCCACATCAAGCCCCGCAGTCGTGAACAGCGCATGGCCCTGGAACTGCTGATGGATGACTCCGTTCACCTGGTCACGCTGGTGGGCAAGGCCGGGACAGGGAAAACCCTGCTCGCCCTCGCCGCGGGCCTGGAAAAAACATTAACCCAGAAGCGCTATGACCGCATTCTGGTGACGCGCCCCATCATGCCCTTTGGCAAGGATATCGGGTACCTGCCGGGTCACAAGGAGGAGAAACTCGCGAATTGGATGATGCCGATTTTCGATAACCTGACCTACCTCATGCTTAAAACTGGCGCCAACGACCAGCACAAGAATACGGTTCGCGACCGGATTGACCACCTGATGCGGGACGAAATTATCGAACTGGAGGCGCTCACCTATATCCGGGGCCGCTCGATTCCCCGGCAATTCGTGATTGTGGATGAGGCGCAGAACCTGACACCGCATGAAGTCAAAACCATCATCAGTCGTTCCGGGGAAGGCACCAAGATGATCCTGACCGGTGACCCCTATCAAATCGACAATCCCTACCTGGATGCCAGCAGTAACGGGTTGGCCTACGCCGTGGAACGGATGAAGACCCAGTCGATCCACGGCCATGTAACCCTCACTAAAAGCGAGCGGAGCACCCTGGCGGCCATTGCCGCCAACCTGCTGTAA
- a CDS encoding metal ABC transporter substrate-binding protein — MQKKWIVVVLILLALRPGSGAEVTRTPRTIVATFYPMYIALMNIAGGVDGVRVVSLADSQAGCLHDYQLTTRDMAVLSKAEALVVNGAGLESFLECRALNRPGLKIIDASAGIDLMVAGGVTNAHVWVSPTLHIRQVHRMAEALAGWDPVHAAQYGENAAAYIRRLERLKGEMDSTLRSVRQHKIITFHEAFPYFAYEFHLTIAGVIEREPGSSPSAAEMAALIQLIRTSGVKTLFVEPQYPAKVATSIARETGAEIFTLDPVVSGPVSTNAYITLMERNLAELKRALQ, encoded by the coding sequence ATGCAGAAGAAATGGATTGTGGTCGTATTGATCCTCCTGGCGCTCCGGCCGGGAAGCGGGGCCGAGGTCACCCGGACGCCGCGCACCATCGTGGCGACCTTCTATCCCATGTACATCGCCCTGATGAATATCGCGGGCGGGGTGGATGGGGTCAGGGTGGTTTCCCTGGCCGACTCGCAGGCGGGGTGTCTGCACGATTACCAACTGACCACCCGTGATATGGCCGTCCTCTCCAAAGCGGAGGCCTTGGTGGTGAACGGCGCGGGGCTGGAGTCCTTTCTGGAGTGCCGTGCGCTCAACCGGCCCGGCTTGAAAATTATTGATGCCAGCGCCGGAATAGACTTGATGGTAGCCGGCGGGGTCACGAATGCCCATGTCTGGGTCAGCCCGACCCTTCACATCCGGCAGGTTCACAGGATGGCGGAGGCCCTTGCCGGCTGGGATCCCGTTCATGCGGCCCAGTATGGGGAAAATGCCGCGGCTTATATCCGGCGTCTGGAAAGGCTGAAAGGGGAGATGGATTCGACCCTGCGTTCTGTCCGGCAGCACAAGATCATTACGTTTCACGAAGCCTTTCCTTATTTCGCGTATGAATTCCATCTCACGATCGCCGGGGTGATCGAGCGCGAACCCGGTTCCTCTCCCTCTGCGGCTGAAATGGCCGCCCTGATTCAGTTGATCAGGACCAGTGGCGTGAAAACCCTCTTTGTTGAACCCCAGTATCCGGCCAAGGTGGCCACCTCGATCGCTCGCGAGACGGGCGCGGAAATCTTCACGTTGGATCCTGTGGTGTCCGGCCCGGTCTCCACCAATGCCTACATTACGCTCATGGAGCGGAATCTGGCGGAACTCAAGCGCGCGCTCCAGTGA
- a CDS encoding M20/M25/M40 family metallo-hydrolase, translating into MNKTELEALFATHSDRFIQEWQAFLRFPSVSISEKHQPDCAHCADWLMAHLAGMGFSTRLIPTASHPLVFAERAGAPEAPTVLFYGHYDVQPEDPVALWKTPPFEPTLIKGRVYARGAQDNKGQLFAALKAIEMLIRNDARHGTIKVLIEGDEETGNMQVLKVLDQVRTLLKADLVMAADTSAVSSGAPTITMGLRGIAHMTLVVSGPHHDLHSGVHGGRVPNPAIGLCKLIASLHTSDGRVAVEGFYDEVEAPSDEERTLANANPLDPAWYQSVTGLPPVAGELNFTPVERTGFRPAIDINGLLSGYGGVGSKTIIPASAMAKLSARLVPGQKSARILELITEHLRRHLPAGLKLEITEQGIGGPAFRANLSSPTVQLARQVLGELSDLPTAFLWEGASVPILSYLPQIAGGEAILVGFGSEEDNIHAPNESYSLEQFRQGFLYTGLFLSRLGQSRQAR; encoded by the coding sequence ATGAACAAAACAGAATTAGAAGCCCTTTTCGCCACCCATTCCGACCGCTTTATCCAGGAGTGGCAGGCATTCCTCAGATTCCCGAGCGTCAGCATCAGCGAAAAACACCAGCCGGATTGCGCACACTGTGCCGATTGGTTGATGGCCCATCTGGCCGGCATGGGATTCAGCACCCGGCTGATCCCCACGGCCTCTCATCCGCTGGTCTTCGCGGAACGGGCCGGCGCCCCCGAGGCGCCCACCGTCCTGTTCTATGGACACTACGATGTGCAGCCGGAAGACCCGGTGGCACTCTGGAAAACGCCGCCCTTCGAGCCCACCCTGATCAAGGGGCGTGTCTATGCCCGCGGGGCCCAGGACAACAAGGGCCAGCTTTTCGCCGCACTCAAGGCCATCGAAATGCTGATCAGGAATGATGCACGTCACGGCACCATTAAGGTTCTGATTGAGGGTGACGAGGAGACTGGCAACATGCAGGTCCTCAAGGTGCTGGATCAGGTACGGACCTTGTTGAAAGCGGATCTCGTGATGGCGGCCGATACCAGTGCCGTCAGTTCCGGTGCCCCGACCATCACCATGGGGCTGCGAGGGATCGCACATATGACGCTCGTCGTGTCCGGGCCTCACCATGACCTGCATTCCGGGGTGCACGGGGGCCGCGTCCCCAACCCGGCGATCGGCCTCTGCAAATTAATCGCCTCACTGCATACCTCCGACGGACGTGTGGCCGTCGAGGGATTTTATGATGAGGTGGAGGCCCCTTCGGACGAAGAGCGGACACTGGCCAATGCCAACCCGCTTGACCCCGCATGGTACCAATCGGTCACCGGGCTTCCGCCCGTGGCCGGCGAACTGAATTTCACCCCGGTCGAGCGCACAGGCTTCCGCCCCGCCATCGACATCAACGGACTCCTTTCCGGATACGGGGGAGTGGGCAGCAAAACTATTATCCCCGCCAGCGCCATGGCAAAACTCTCCGCACGTCTGGTCCCCGGCCAGAAATCCGCCCGCATCCTTGAACTGATCACGGAGCATCTCCGCAGACACCTTCCGGCCGGCCTGAAATTGGAGATTACGGAACAGGGCATCGGCGGCCCCGCCTTCCGCGCGAACCTGTCGTCCCCCACCGTTCAACTGGCACGTCAGGTCCTGGGTGAGCTCTCCGACTTACCCACCGCCTTTCTCTGGGAAGGGGCGTCGGTGCCGATCCTCTCTTATCTGCCGCAAATCGCCGGCGGCGAGGCCATTCTCGTGGGATTCGGCAGCGAAGAAGACAACATCCACGCCCCGAATGAATCCTATTCCCTTGAGCAATTCCGGCAGGGATTCCTCTATACCGGGCTCTTCCTGTCCCGCCTGGGACAGTCGCGCCAGGCAAGGTAA